From a single Lacerta agilis isolate rLacAgi1 chromosome 3, rLacAgi1.pri, whole genome shotgun sequence genomic region:
- the CKAP2 gene encoding LOW QUALITY PROTEIN: cytoskeleton-associated protein 2 (The sequence of the model RefSeq protein was modified relative to this genomic sequence to represent the inferred CDS: deleted 1 base in 1 codon) — protein MESPENKENAVGSPWTQVDDMLKENLASPKALKSPIILKQISMAENCSPLASTKTNCSPLAVVFEPAKTKSQHMSFNQTSLLKRNGKEKMLKTAAFSIPPLSEKRALGSYCGRIVESKINSFRRKPEHENRRNTIAAPPKSAVRTQSTSSITGKKDDRVTSTVNTSKSVAIAKPAAILSLQARPPVKVPVGQPKPILNHETKTISRTPVNNGASQKKPDRNGKLVGANRSVHRTKKNAPTKTGLGPHLTGPVSEARTVSALKSADGVRKHNLAKPGKGIRTRLAERPPLTGLKKLPPPVSVDTLPERESFHQAMKEPVECFWSALAEEDEQGLLSDSVNKTLVECLHLIEEGYPGDAIQSTLEKLSLSAPDAKKFAKYWVCQMRLEQFRSIEKVLAIYEKAILAGAQPKDELRRTLADVMKKTKIIPKSEECVEKEITLNHEAEVNLDEEKIENAFKELNVNNKMESGNEVTSQKAGACLNSEPESIAVEERPQNKEEKPAVLKKEEQDNGNAKEERILEFSTPEIDKEGSYLIKYNLSTTPSLISTNKKMQGDSNHPAIKDLKFLTPVRRSCRIQKKMCKLPDMLKDHNPCVSSLEQLEEFGAEGIGFIYRHNSALHKVCTQQGQE, from the exons ATGGAAAGTCCT gaaaacaaagaaaatgcagTTGGATCTCCATGGACCCAAGTGGATGACATGTTGAAGGAAAACTTGGCTTCTCCAAAAGCTTTAAAGTCTCCTATCATACTGAAGCAGATTTCTATGGCTGAAAACTGTAGCCCTCTGGCTAGTACAAAAACAAACTGTAGCCCCCTGGCAGTTGTTTTTGAACCAGCTAAAACGAAAAGCCAGCACATGTCCTTTAACCAGACCTCTTTACtcaaaagaaatggaaaagagaAAATGCTGAAAACAGCTGCATTTTCCATTCCACCCCTTTCAGAAAAGCGTGCGCTTGGCTCATATTGTGGTAGGATAGTAGAATCTAAAATAAACTCCTTCAGAAGGAAACCAGAACATGAGAATAGGAGGAACACTATCGCTGCTCCTCCTAAATCAGCGGTGAGGACTCAATCCACAAGCAGCATTACAGGCAAAAAGGATGATAGAGTCACCAGCACAGTTAATACTTCTAAGTCTGTTGCTATTGCCAAACCTGCAGCTATTCTCTCACTTCAAGCCAGGCCTCCTGTGAAGGTGCCTGTTGGCCAGCCGAAGCCCATTCTGAACCATGAGACAAAAACTATCAGTAGAACACCAGTGAATAATGGTGCATCCCAAAAAAAA CCGGATAGGAATGGGAAGCTCGTCGGTGCTAACAGATCTGTGCacagaacaaagaaaaatgcTCCAACgaaaactggacttggaccacaTTTAACAGGACCTGTTTCTGAAGCTCGTACTGTCTCAGCTTTGAAATCAGCTGATGGCGTCAGAAAACATAATCTAGCGAAACCTGGAAAAGGAATAAG AACTCGACTAGCTGAACGGCCGCCATTGACCGGGCTAAAGAAGCTGCCACCTCCCGTATCTGTAGATACTCTGCCTGAAAGAGAATCCTTTCATCAAGCTATGAAAGAACCAGTTGAATGCTTCTGGTCTGCCCTTGCAGAAGAAGATGAGCAAGGACTACTGAGTGACAGCGTCAATAAGACCCTTGTGGAATGTCTGCACTTAATTGAGGAG GGCTATCCAGGTGATGCAATACAATCCACTTTGGAAAAGCTGTCCTTGTCTGCGCCAGATGCAAAGAAATTTGCCAAATACTGGGTATGCCAGATGCGTCTCGAACAGTTTCGCTCCATTGAAAAGGTCCTTGCCATCTATGAAAAGGCAATTCTGGCAGGAGCACAG CCCAAGGATGAGTTACGCCGTACATTAGCAGATGTTatgaagaaaacaaaaatcaTACCTAAATCTG AGGAATGTGTGGAAAAAGAAATCACTCTAAATCATGAGGCAGAAGTTAATTTAGATGAAGAGAAGATAGAAAATGCTTTCAAGGAATTAAACGTCAATAACAAGATGGAGTCTGGTAATGAAGTGACTTCTCAAAAAGCAGGGGCTTGTTTGAACTCTGAACCAGAGAGCATTGCAGTTGAAGAAAGGCCCCAAAATAAAGAAGAGAAGCCTGCAGTTCTCaaaaaggaagagcaggataaTGGCAATGCAAAGGAAGAGAGAATACTAGAGTTCTCAACTCCTGAAATTGACAAAGAGGGCTCTTACTTAATTAAGTATAACTTGTCAACTACTCCCTCCTTGATAAG cacaaataaaaaaatgcaggGTGACAGTAACCATCCTGCAATCAAGGATCTGAAATTTTTAACTCCTGTGAGACGTTCTTGCCGCATACAAAAGAAGATGTGTAAGTTGCCAGATATGTTGAAAGACCACAACCCTTGTGTTTCTTCACTTGAACAACTTGAAGAATTCGGAGCTGAAGGCATTGGTTTCATCTACAGACACAACAGCGCACTGCACAAAGTCTGTACCCAACAAGGGCAAGAGTGA